GCTGATCCCTCCATCTGGAAGGGTAGGGAGGGTAGAAAAATCCATTTCCTTCAGGACTGAGCTCTATCTTACTTTATGTTTCATCAGTATGAATACAAGTAATTTCTAGAATCCTATACTATCATACACTTATTCATGTTCCCTAGCTTATTCATAGAGGTTCCTCTTCTCACTATAATTAGACTCTAAACACATCATATTGAATAAGCACTGAATAAATGCTTATCTAGTTTGTGAGTCCAGCAGGAATCTCagataacaaaagaaagaaagcttcAGGCTCCTCCTACCTTAGCGCTATACCATTCCCAAAGCTCTTCCTTCCCTtgccttttctttcctgtctGGAATCTCCTATTTTCAAGCCTAATTTAAGGGCCAATTCTGGGCATGAAAAGACAACACGGTTCATACTTTGGTTTCGTATTTTTTCAGTTCATTTCAgtaaaaacataatataaaaggcattgccaccctctcccctcctggggGTGATCCATCAAGCTTGTCAGTCTGGGCCGCTCCAGTGGTTCATAGCTCATCATGCGATATGTGCAGGGCATGGTCACATAGATCTGCAAATAGCACATGACAGTTTCAAAGAAAATGCCACTCTCATACTGATATATGCCACTATCAAGAAAATATccccaaacaaacacacacacaccgacCACCATTTTTCAgagcatatgctttttttttcttttttttctccaagattttttgatgtggaccatttttttaaagtctttattgaatttgttacaatattgtttctgtttcatgttttggttctttggccttgaggcatgtgggaatcttcgctccctgaccagggatcgaacccgcaccccctgcactggaagatgaagtcttaaccactggaccgccagggaagtcccccgaacATATgcttttaaatgacaaaacattCCCACCATCCTCTCACCAGTATCTCACTCAGGTGAGGGAGCCACAAATTCTGAAAGCCgacaggaaaagaatggagaggaACAACCCAAGTCCCTAAGCCATAAGTAATGGAAGCCAACTCTTGAGCTAACATCAGAGGTTGGAGGAGGGGGTATTAGGGGGGTGTTGGAGGAGCGGGGGTGGGACACACACTAGAGAATGTGCCAGGTTCCACAGGGATGTGAGGACAGGAGGTAAAGTGGGAATAGCTTACCTGTTCGCTTACTACAAAGTTTGTCTTTAACATTGTCAGCCTCTCGGGAAAAGAATTCAATGAGTTCATCCTCGTATTCCTCCACAATGCTCTCACACTGTCAACCCAAGGGATAAAGGAGTGAGAGAAGACAGCAAGGGAAGCCTCTGGTCTCCACCTCCAGAGAGGAGGACAAGGACATTAATCCAACTTTCCACTTGGGCTCTCCAATAATTCCCCTAGTTTCCAAGACCCAGTTACCCACTCCCATAGCTCACCGCGAACTTGAGGGTGCCACTGATGTCTGAATCAATTCGGATCCCCTGTTGGTCCAGTTCATTGGATTCTCCATTCCGGCCCACTACACGTACGTAGTTCTTGCGGTGGGTGGAAGGGTCAATCTGTTCCCCATACTCCTTCATCCGGTCGCATACCTCCTCTAGCAGCTCTGTGAGGTGGGCCTCTGAGCGAGCATAAGGCACCTAGAAATGTCCTCAGCCTTGGGTCACATTTTTCTACCTCTGTACATTAGTAATTTATATCCTTACTTTTCCTTCCAAATCTAGCTCAACCAATCTATTCTAAAAAGCCTTCCCTAATTTAAAAACAGTATGATTTGTGTAGTTCCAAAGTCCTTTCAAATATGTGCTCTTATTTACCTCATTATACAcgcctaaaaaataaaataggtgtCATTAGCTCCAAATTATAGATAAACAACCTCTTTGATTAACCTTAGTCAACTATGTGTTCTCTTCCTttgaattcttttaattcttatgTCTGTAAggtaatgattttcttttttgtattaaaattagGCTAATACCTGCCCTTAATAGGAGGAGAGCATTAGAGAGGCAGTATGGGCTTTGAAGATAACAACTATTAAAGCATTTCACAAGCATCATAACCTTAACATCTCCCAAATGCCCACTGGGTACAGCTTTCTGTCTGTGTTATGTTTTCACCTGAAATAAATTTCCTAAATGTAAGGATAAGACCTATTTTTTTTCGAATGAATGTTTGTTTGTATACCATACTGCCATAGTGAAAACACAAGTCACGTGGAttaaggatgtggagaaggggGCTGATCAAGGTTCCCTGTCTGCTAACAACTTctataacagaaataaatattaggGTTTGGAGCCAAGGAAGCAAATGCATAGGGTATAAGCCTCCAGCCTCTTCCAAATAAGACAGCCCAATCTTTTAGATACCTATGTGGGTCAACGTTTTCTACATTTCTATTAAACTAAGGTCCTTCTTAATTAGTTAGAGTGAGCTATTTTATTTGGGGGAACAGTTAGTTACCTCCACCACTGACTGGCTGCCATCTGGATTGATTCGGAAAGAGCCCATCTGAATGGTCTTCTTGGGATCCACCTGGGCAATTTCCCACTCTAGTTCATCCACCAGAGCCCTGCAAGCTggtgcagggaggggcagggggtgggaagagaaaggaatcaacCCAGGGACTTCCACTCATCCTTCTCCCAGGCCTTGGATCCCATGCCCTCCAAGGCTCTATCTTCCCCACCCACTCTTCctcccatttcttcttttgtgccTTTACCTCCACAGTGTAGATCCTGGCTCCTCCGGGCCCAGACAGCTCCCAGCACGGCCCCCAGAAGCAGGGCCAGCAAACCCCAGCCCTTCATCTTTAGCGCAATGGGGTTGCTCCACCTGGGTTTGGATTGGAATAAAGCATAGGTGTGAGGAGCCAGCTCCATTCTCCCCTGTACCtcgccccccccccactccccacccccgcccaatCCTTCATCCCAAGGCCTACAAAGGCCTCAGTGTGATCTGGCTGTACTTTCCAGGAAATGGCCCGGACACAAAGGGGTTCCTCTGTTCCGGCGCTCGAGGCCCCGGAGGCTCCGGGGCGGTGGGTGAGAGCGCTGAGCTCGGAACTTGGGGCTTAGCCCCAGACACTACGTCGACAGGTGAGGCCTTAGATGTTGGTACTTAAGCGTCCGCTGCCTAGGATTCACAGGGCTATGTGGCAGCCATGGGTTGGTGCCTAGGGTTAAGCAAGGACGACAGGCACAGAGGAGCTGCTGGCAAGGAGAGAAGCTGATTCTGGCCAGGAGGTAGCGAGGTGGCTGGCTGGCGAGAGGAGCACTCAATAACTAGGGCCTATTTGGACCCAGCACCGAAGACTGCTGCATCCCCACCTCCAGCCTATAAGCTATTCCCCGTGCGGGCCAGCCCCCTTTCTAAAGACCCCACCACTGCCTTCGATCCAGTGCAACCCCGACCCTCAGTGCCACTCGCATCCGTCCCACCTCTGCTCCCAGGGCCGCCGCCGTGGCCCAGGCGCTGGAAGACAGCCGGACTCTCACTTTAGCTCCCGACCCTAGCACCTGGCTGCGGGGAAGCGGGGCTGGCCAGGCTTCTCCAGAGCGCTCCTGCGCTTTCCAGACACGGGGTGCCCCGGCGACTGCCTGAGCCAGCTCCTCGAGCCGTTTAAGTGGACGCCTAAGCAGGTCTCAGATGCGCTACGGTACGAGTCCCACACTAGAGACCGACCCCCAAACCCGCCCCTCCAAACTCTCGCGCGAACAGGCAGCGTAGGAGCGTCTCCCAGGCGGCAAGGACCCCGGTGGATCGCAGGACCCAAACTTGCGTGGCGAGCAGCTCCACGTGACCACCGGGGCGGGGGGTGTCAGCCGAAGAATAGGAGTGGCTTGAAGCAGAGTCAGAGCCTGACGTGGTGCCTGGAGGCGGTCAGGCTCGCGCGTGCCAATCTAGGTGGGCTCGGACCTTCAAAAAGAAAGGTGTGCTGCTAGCCAGTGAGAAGCCCTGGTTTCAATACCCAGAAAACTACATCTCCCAGGAAGCACTGCGGCACCACACAGATTCTTTATTAGTAGCTACAGATTTTAAGGTGTCCTGGGACCTGTAGTTTGTCAGTTTCCCCAACTCCCTTTTACGCGTTAACAGGGAAACCATACTGTACGTCTTAAAAGAACCCGACCTTAGGGTTCTAGGCAGCCACAGCAAAGACCTAACACTGCCCAGGAAAGGCGTTCTCCTCCAATATCCTAAATTTTGGACTTCAGAGTTTCACCTTCATTTCTGGGTGGAAATTTGAAAGCCTTAGTTTTTTCCAGTTGTAATAGAAAGCCAACACAAAAGAGAGGAGAGCTGAAGTCAGAGAACCCCACACGCACACATTTCTAATGAGATAGAtgacaataatattttttattttataaaacatgcaatttaagacaaaaattttaaaaaataataagaaaacaaaacctggGACAGGAGAGTGGATGGAAGACAGATGCTTCTCAGCTGTCAACAGGAATGAAGCCAGCAGCGAAGCTTTGTCTAGGACCCAAAGGCCCCTTTCGGCAATAATAATGTTGGCAATGCTGGTTTGCTTGGGACCACCAGACTCTAAATGCTGGCCCCTCCAGACAACCCTCAAGCAGTCAGACTTAAGCTAGGTCTTGAGCTATTGTTGTATCCTGTCACTGTCTGGGACTTCAGTACTTAGCCAACTAGAAACTGAGAGTTTTGGTTCCAGGAGCTTCTTTGCCTGGGCATTAATTACCCAGGATATTTATTAAGAACATGAATTACTTTCCTTCTGGGTCAATTCTAGACTCTGTTTCTGGCCCACTATTTTGCAAAGGATGAAAAAGGAATCTGGCTCCTAGACCCTTTGCTACAGTTCTGCTGCATTCCAGTTCTATTAATAGCACCATCTGTAGACCCTGAGCAAGTCCAATTCTGGAAGTAGACAGGGTATAGCCAACTTGGGAAGCCATCTCCCACTTCTAGGGCCACAGAAAACTGAAGGGAGAGGGAATTGTTCGTTGGGAGAGGGTGAGGTCAGAGCGCCAGCACTGAAGAGAAGACAGCTGCATCTGTCAGAGACAAAACGAAGAGCATTGACTCTTAAGACGAGTGGAGAAAAAGCACCTGGGACACTTCTTATGAAGGAAAAATGCAAGAGAAAAGAGGGCATGGACCTGCCCCAAACATTTTAGAACTGGGCAAGAAGAGGTTAGGACCAATAGAGTTTcaataataaaatcaatttcaCTGAATGCTTTGAGGattaagtgctttgtaaactgttaaGTGCTTTATATTACAACCTGTTGGGGTGGTACTGTTGTTAACATCATTATCATTCTTATTACGGTGGGTATAATCTTCACATATACAACCAAAACCCACCCAGTCCAGTTTCCCCTGTCCCATCCCAGGCCTTACTCTTGGGACTTGTCTGGCCCTCGGGCTCAGGCACCTTCCAGTCCATCTTTCGGCCTTTCTCGTAAAGGCCCTTGAGCACTTTGTGGAAGGACTCAGGCTCAGTGCCATTTTTGCTTAGCTCCAGATACTTTCGGTAAAGCTGAAGGGCTGTGCGGGCATCCTCAATACTGTCATGGGTCTCCCCTTGAATCTTCAGGTCTGGGGGGAAGTAGAGGTGGAATAGTTTGGGGCCTAGCAAAGGAAGGTAAGGACATGTCCTCTACTCACATCCCCAACTCccaataaacaacaacaaaaaaaacctgactaCCCTTAAGGGAAAGAGCCAAACACCAACCCTAGTGCACAGAAGGGATACTGAAGCTAATTAAATCCATCAGTAACTCTCACCACTAACCCAGGGTCGTACCTACTCCCCTTGGCCTCTCACACATTTTCATGCTCTTGCTGAGCACAGCAAGGGCTACAAGGCAGAACAACTCACCCAGAAAGTACCAAGCAAGGAATCGCAGGGAAATCATTCGTTTTCGGGGCATGTGAAATAGATAAACAGTGTCAAGGACTTGGTCCTTGGGCACCTGTCAGGGATAAAAGAGTGGGAGACTGAAGGTAGGGGATCCATAATTTCCCATTTTCCAAAAGCACAATGTATACCCTGGGGGGCCCACACACAAAGAAAGACTCTTAAAGGAGCCCCGCCCGAACCATGAGGTTGATGACCCGGAAGTCCTTCTGCAGACCGTGACCCACAAACTTGACTCCAATGTCTATGAGAAAACGAAGCTTTAAGTAGGTAGACTTTAGAGTTGTGAGGTGCTTAGAGGAAATCTTGGCATCAAGGTCTCCTGGCTTTATCCCTGAGTACTGAGTCAAGTAATCCACCACCTAGGGATAGAGAAAAGGTCAAGTGACCCAGGAAACGAGGTGCACAGTTCCCCCTGCCACTCTTCCCTGGGTTCTAGGGCACTCTATGTAAGCACAGGGTCTGTCTCACTTGCATCTCCACATCCTATTACCTGCTCCTGGGTAGAGATGTAGTCATCAATGAAGGGGATACCCTCATTGGGTCCCTGGCCCCTAACGCAGGTAATCCTCGCTACTGACATCTGGCTTGGCTTGATGGTAGACTTGGTGCCATCGCTGCGCAGCTCTGCTTCTTCCTATATGAGAAGAGTTCATAAGGAAATCAGGGAAATGCTTATGACTCCTAATATCCCCCGAGTTCTGTTCTAACACCCCACCCTTTTTGGTCTTGGTTACCTCATTAAGGGTGACAAACTCAGCGTCCAGGCCCACCAAGTCTCCAACCTGTGGCATCTCATTCAGCATCAGGGGAATAAAGGTCGTATGTGTTTTCCGCTGCTTCCGTGCTAATGAGGCTTCAGCCAGCAGAACACTTGCCTCGATAGGGTTCTTAACTGGAAGGGAGAATCCAGAAGACAGatggctggggagagggaagtgacCAGGGGAGGGAAGCCGAAGTGGCTACCAGAGACCAGGTCTACACTGTTATCCCAATAATCAAAGCATGTGAGTAAAAAGATCATGTCTGATGGACAGAGCAGGTAGACGGAACAGGTCAAATCAGAAAATTATCAGGAAATAtgctaaaaaaacccaaaaaagttaACAGAGAGGAAGGAATAAGATTCTCACTTTAGACTTTACcttagaaaatccagaaaaataaagttacagaGAAACTATGGTTTAAAGGCATCAAAAAGGGACTTAATAAGAAGTTCATCACCAAAAAAAGAGATCTTCGCTTGGGGATAAGAATGGTTAGGCTCAAAATCATAACCATAGCCATTTTGATCAGACTTCCCCCCCATCACCTCTTCCCTCGACACCCTCAGTATCTCCAGATTCTAAATTTAGGGCCTGATGAGCAGGAATTGCTCTACTGTCCCTGGAAATATTAACACTGGTCGCCAATCCTAATCTTAACAAGCTATTTCCCAGATCTCTTCCTGAAGACCAATCTAAATTGCCCACACCCTTGGGTCTACACTGTACCACTTACTGTTCAGGTTGTATTTGGAATTAAGATTCCTTTTGATGTAATAAAGGATAGCAGGGACTTTCCAATTCATGTCAAACTGCACAGCTTCAtgctataaaagaaaaagcactTAATGGCCTACATATATGCCCCTTTTCCCTTTATCCCAAGTCAGAGAGAAGACAGGACTCAGGTGCTATTTTtagctctgatttttattattgaggccccatccctccctctgAATCTGCCTGGCACTCTCTCAGGCACTGAGGATGAGGATGCTAAGAAAAAGGGAGATGAAAGGGGGAATGGAATGTATTACAACTAACCTTATCAATAGGTTCAATGAGAAAGTCATTGAAGAGATACCACTGCTGGTGGGTAACACCCTGTGGAGATAACAGAGACACAGTGATGCCAAAGTGATGGCTGGAGCATTCTGGCTCAGACTTAAGATAATGACAGACCTGGGACTCCACTGTGGCCACCACCAGGAGTGTCCCTGCCCTGTATTACCTCACTCACCTCCTTGCGCTGGTGGTAGGTCTCTCCAACTTTGATGTGAGCCACCAGGCTGCCCCCTGTGCGTGAGTCCAGGATGTGTACCACAGTAGCCATCAGGTCATACACATAAACACCATGCTCCTCGTCTGCCCTGGCTGGGCCCCACTGTGAGGGGGGTACCCAGGCTGCTAAGCTAAGTTTAAggatgaggaaggaaggggaatggGGATAGAGGACAGGGAGTTTGGGGTATAGGGATGGGGGACGAGGGTGGGTTCTTTCCATCCTAGCCCATCTATGACTCCCAACACTGAACTGAGTCACTCTGGAAAAGCCCACAACTGGTGAATACTAgaccttatttccttttttccccctatgcTAAATTCCACCTTCCCCTTGCCTTGCTTCTGCCCCgaccttctctcctttttttttttttggaccgtGCCACGCGGCTTATGGGATtctagttcccgaccagggatcgaactcggtgccccagcagtgagagcgccgagtcctaaccactggaccgccagggaattcccagaccTTCTCTCCCTtattccccctcctcttcccagtTTTTCAACAACCTGCATCTCATCCCCATCAGTCCAATTGCAAACATCCAGCCCTTTGTTCTTGGTCATCTTCATTCGAATGGAGAAAGGAAGCCAGACATTCTTCAACTCCTCAATGGAGGGACACATCAGCATGCCCTCTGGACTCCCTAGTTCCTTCCTATCAGGACAGGAGAATTGGAAATTTGTTCTGAGGAGATCTGACCAGTGACAAGAGGAGCCCCTGAGTAGTAGTTCAATCCTTTGACCACTCTACAGACAATACCTACCAATCAGCCAAAGCAAACTCCTTATTCTTGGAGATTTCCCCACCATGCTTCTTTATTGCTATCTTGAAGGCAACCTgaacacaaaggagaaaatatccAATTCCTCAGGAACATTAATCATATATGGAAGTCAAAAGAGGGAGGAATTAAAAAGTACTCCTAAAGTCCTGTTTCCAGACTCAATCCTTACCTCAGCCTGCATTCTCCAGAAATCAGCTTCTTTCAAGCTGTTCACCTCACAATTGATGACAAGAATATCTGGGAGATGGCAGATGTTGCGGGTCTGAATCTGAGAGGATAAAACAAACAAGGAATGGCAGGCGGCCTACAGGGAGAGAAACCTGGACAGGAACAGTTAAGCCTGGATCTGCATCCTCCAGCTGGGGTTCTTCCCACTCCCTATAGATCGCTGGATGGTGGTGCTGACCCAGCCAGTCCCAGATGAGACCATGGCCGAGTCCCCAACATGGCAGGACTCTAGTCCAGTGCAACAGCCCACTCACCGTGGGCTGGTACTTTTCACAGTTGTCACACCAGGCCTGTGTATTCTGCTCCAGGCAGATGCTTCGCTTCAGCACCTGAGCAAAGTCACAGTTCTTCCCGGTTTTATCTGAGGGGAAACTGGATGCTTCACTCCGGGTCCTCCCTGTACCCACTGTTAGCCCCCCAACACCCTCTCCTTGATGTTACAGGACATCTGGGGGAGCCTTCCCAACCCAGCTGCAGGGTATACCACTGTTGCTACCCTCAGGGTAGGAGAGCGTGAAGAGCAGGGTGGATGAGGCTCGCACGGTCTCACTGCCACAGCGGCAGAGGCTGCAGTTTTCCATCTCACAGCTGAACAGCTGCCCAATGACAGAGTCTCCCGATGAGCAAAAGCTGCTAAGAGTGGGGAGGGCAATATATGCACACCGAGGGAGTTAGGAGACCCTTTAAGTCACAGTGGGGCTTATCATGAGGGCTTTAACTACTCCTGTCCCAATTCCATACCTGCCTCCAGCACCTCGATAAGCCTGGGGTACTTCCAGCTCCTGCAAATCTTGATGCAGTTGAGTGAGAATGAAGCGATTCCACCTCTGAATGAGCCTGGCCAGATTGCCCTTGCCTGAAGCCTCATCCGAGTCAGCCAAAATCAGACCAAGGGCTGAGGCCTCAGGAATGGTGCGGAACGCCCGAAGAAAATTACTGCCCTGGAATCCAGGAAGTGTGTTGGTGGAAAagggttattttctcttttgtggcCATCTTCAGAGTGATGACCCTGCCTACTGtccacctcccttccccttttaTTGTCCCAGGTCTCCAGGCACTGACCTGACAAGGGTCACCTCGGGAGAGGTCCAACATGTGGAAGAGGAAGCCCAGCTCACATGCTAGGCAGAACTCCTTCTGGCAAAGGTGGTTCTGGATTAGACAGCGAACAGGCTCCAGGAAATAGAGCACCTGGAGGGAAGAGCATGAGATCTGATGCAGACAACTGGTACAGGGAGGAAGAGATATCGGAAGGTTAAGAGATGGTGGAGAATACAGAGCCGGAGTCCACTGAAGAAGTAGAGCTCACAGAGGAGACTTGAAGGCTGAGGGGCAAGAAAGAATGGTAGAGGAGGCCAAAGTGGACTTGGCTGGGGAGATCCGGAAAAAGACGAGGGGTTGGGGGgcccacaaagaaaaagaaaagcagtagaCATGTTCAAGTCGCAGGAACACCCAGCCTTACCTGGATCATGCAGTTACAGTAGGCATTGGGGATGTGGGGCTCTAATCCAGCAAACAGCGTCTTATTGTAGTGTTTGAAGTCAAAGTCCTCCAGCCCTAACTTGGAGTATTTGATGGTCACCTGAAGCAGAAACAGTCTGAGCAAGAGGAAGACACCCTCAGAGTCCCCTAAATCTTTGCAATAGCCATAACCTTCCCCCAAACCTCCCTCCTGAGTCCAGAGTGATAGGTGAAGGCTTCTTGAATGAGCCCTTCAATTCTTTCTCATATGACCCCCTTCCCGGGGAACCTTTCCCCACATCCCAGAGGGCCCCTTCCTTGGTATCCCCCAGCACCTTGCGGTATTTCTTAGAGACCATGTGGCGATGTGGCTCCTCTTCCCGCCCTATTGGTGACTCAGTGACCTGGCTGAAGCTGTCAAATTCACTGTCAGACTCCTTGAGTCGGTAAGGAATCtagggtttttaaaaagaggtagcCTCGTTGGATGTGTATAATCATCTTTGGTTTCCCCCTACCTTTATTCCAACACTGAAGCTATCACCAAGTCCTGAACCTTCTAATTTCATGGGGTTTTCAGCATCCACTGCTTCCTTTTCATTCCCCCTGCCATCACCCTACCTCATCACAGCTGGACAATGCCGATGGCTGCCACACTGGGCTCCCCCACGTACACTGTCCAGCATGCCGCCACCAGACTACCCCACCCAGAATGGCCCTTTCGGTGCATCACTTCTTCTGCTATACACTGGTATGCAAGGCTTCACAACCGGCCCCTTTCCAAACTTCATCTCTCACTGTTTCCTAATACTAACAGCCGCTCCAGCATAGTCCCTGTCAGGCCTTCTGAGACTTCTAGTAACACTGTTCTCTCATCTTGAAAGCCTCCCCTGTTACTACCTACTTACCCGTCTTTCACCTTTCCAGCTCAACATCCACCTCTTTTAGTGTGCCCTCCCTGACCACTCTAGCCCAGAGTACCGTTTTCCCTCTAAACAGCTCTTGCACTGAATGCTTCTAACATGCCTTTAGCATTTACCGATAGAACATAAATAATTTCTGCTATGCACAGGTCTTATCTTCACCAACCAAACACTAAACTTCTTAAGAGCAAGGACCCTATCTTTTATGTCTCTGAACCCTAACACCTAGTATAGTACCTTCAATTCAGTAGGCTTCAAAAAACCTTTACTGACTGACTAAAAGCAAATACTAatgagaagggacttccctggtggcgcagtggttaagaatccgcctgccaatgcaggggacacgggttcgagccttggtccggaaagatcccacatgccgtggagcaactaagcctgtgcg
The genomic region above belongs to Balaenoptera musculus isolate JJ_BM4_2016_0621 chromosome 10, mBalMus1.pri.v3, whole genome shotgun sequence and contains:
- the CNPY2 gene encoding protein canopy homolog 2, whose product is MKGWGLLALLLGAVLGAVWARRSQDLHCGACRALVDELEWEIAQVDPKKTIQMGSFRINPDGSQSVVEVPYARSEAHLTELLEEVCDRMKEYGEQIDPSTHRKNYVRVVGRNGESNELDQQGIRIDSDISGTLKFACESIVEEYEDELIEFFSREADNVKDKLCSKRTDLCDHALHISHDEL